A region from the Oncorhynchus gorbuscha isolate QuinsamMale2020 ecotype Even-year unplaced genomic scaffold, OgorEven_v1.0 Un_scaffold_585, whole genome shotgun sequence genome encodes:
- the LOC124018867 gene encoding myeloid-associated differentiation marker homolog, with protein sequence MVNLDLRSLTLPVGIIRMLEVVLTCITFSLVASAGHVLSTHWDWCMFTWCFCCFFSLFILIMEFTSFSAKVPISWDDFTTAFAVLAALMCFTSSVIYPTFFTCPTCYRQIAATVSSLLCFGVYAGEVVLARLRPGGEISGFLSTVPGLLKILETLLACIIFTSLDPARFLFHPGLQWCVAVYSLCFIFALVIIFLTVGQLLSLFPFSFDKLLTVYNILATMMYMTAMVIWPLYSFENNPRPVPCSPCPWDNLVVVTFMTVINLVIYILDTIYSIKVVFFTLDEE encoded by the exons ATGGTGAACCTGGACCTGAGGTCTCTCACCCTGCCGGTGGGCATCATCCGTATGTTGGAGGTGGTCCTCACCTGTATCACCTTCAGTCTGGTGGCCTCGGCAGGCCATGTGCTCTCCACACACTGGGACTGGTGCATGTTCACCTGGTGCTTCTGctgcttcttctccctcttcatccttaTCATGGAGTTCACCAGCTTCAGCGCCAAG GTGCCCATCTCCTGGGATGACTTCACCACGGCCTTCGCCGTGCTGGCCGCACTAATGTGTTTCACCTCCTCCGTCATCTACCCCACCTTCTTCACCTGCCCCACCTGCTACCGCCAGATTGCCGCCACCGTCAGCTCCCTACTCTGTTTCGGAGTGTACGCCGGCGAGGTGGTGTTGGCCCGCCTCCGGCCCGGTGGTGAGATCAGTGGCTTCCTGTCCACTGTCCCGGGCCTCCTGAAGATCCTGGAGACTCTGCTGGCCTGTATTATCTTCACGTCGCTGGATCCGGCAAGGTTTCTGTTTCATCCGGGACTGCAGTGGTGCGTGGCGGTTTATTCCCTCTGCTTCATCTTTGCACTCGTCATCATCTTCCTCACCGTCGGTCAGCTGCTGTCGCTCTTCCCCTTCTCGTTTGACAAACTGCTCACGGTCTATAATATTCTGGCCACCATGATGTACATGACTGCCATGGTCATCTGGCCGCTGTATAGTTTCGAGAACAACCCCCGGCCCGTTCCGTGTTCCCCCTGTCCCTGGGACAATCTGGTTGTGGTGACGTTCATGACCGTGATCAACCTGGTGATCTATATTTTGGATACGATCTACTCGATAAAGGTGGTCTTCTTCACATTGGATGAGGAATAG